From Deltaproteobacteria bacterium, the proteins below share one genomic window:
- a CDS encoding LLM class F420-dependent oxidoreductase, which translates to MKVGVFLLPSQESADPAIVAKRAEELGFASFWVPEHAVLPVNYSSKYPGTPDGRIPPAVGVIADPFVALARASATTTKIQLGTGVCLVPERNPLVMAKEIATLDHFSGGRFLFGIGAGWLKEESEIMGADFQHRWTQTRDAIYAMKELWTKEESSYYGAYYNFPPVRSFPKPAQKPHPPVLLGGSSKYVYKRIAEWGDGWLPTGMKIDKIQEGWATITNLAKEKGRDPKSLTLIVFGAPGQFRTKEDLKPLASIGVTHATIWLKKTDKAGAVAEVEELAKAVL; encoded by the coding sequence ATGAAAGTCGGAGTATTTCTTCTGCCATCGCAAGAGTCAGCTGATCCTGCGATCGTCGCTAAACGCGCTGAAGAGTTAGGCTTTGCTTCGTTCTGGGTACCGGAACATGCAGTACTGCCAGTCAACTACAGCTCAAAATATCCGGGAACACCGGATGGGCGGATTCCGCCAGCGGTCGGAGTCATTGCTGATCCGTTCGTTGCGTTGGCCCGTGCATCAGCCACGACAACCAAGATTCAGCTCGGTACAGGTGTCTGCCTCGTGCCAGAGCGCAATCCACTAGTGATGGCTAAAGAGATCGCCACGCTTGATCACTTCTCAGGTGGCCGGTTCCTGTTTGGTATTGGTGCAGGTTGGTTAAAGGAAGAAAGCGAGATCATGGGCGCCGATTTCCAACATCGCTGGACGCAGACGCGCGATGCGATCTACGCGATGAAAGAGTTATGGACCAAAGAAGAGTCATCCTATTACGGCGCGTATTACAACTTCCCGCCGGTGCGCTCGTTCCCGAAACCTGCGCAAAAGCCACATCCACCAGTGTTGCTTGGTGGTTCATCGAAGTATGTCTACAAACGCATTGCTGAATGGGGAGATGGTTGGCTGCCGACCGGGATGAAGATCGACAAGATTCAAGAAGGCTGGGCGACGATTACCAATCTCGCCAAAGAGAAAGGCCGTGATCCCAAATCACTCACACTGATTGTTTTTGGCGCGCCAGGACAGTTCCGAACAAAGGAAGACCTCAAGCCGCTTGCAAGCATCGGTGTCACCCATGCCACAATCTGGTTGAAGAAGACTGACAAGGCCGGGGCGGTTGCTGAAGTGGAAGAGTTGGCGAAAGCGGTGTTGTGA
- a CDS encoding NAD(P)/FAD-dependent oxidoreductase: MSQNKKSHYRVVIIGAGSGGLCMAIQLKKAGIEDFVMLEKADGLGGTWWHNTYPGAECDVQSHLYSYSFEQKNDWSKPFAGQAEILVYLNHCADKYDVRRHIQFKTQVASVRWQDDKNQWQVVTSTGETIEAPIVVSALGMFNNLVWPTIPGIHDFQGTYFHSARWNHQHDISGERVGVIGIAASAIQFVPEIAPKVGELHLFQRTANWVVPKGNTPYTAEDLDSFRKNPELVRQSRENIYRTWNTLCTFDDKKVLADIEKAGLERLAEVKDPEVRRKLTPNHPFGCKRPLFSDVYYPVFNRDNVNLITETIEKVTAKGIITVDGKLHEVDTIIYSTGFETTTYLAALDVTGRGGRPLKEAWNDGAQAYLGITTSGFPNLFMLYGPNTNQGSIIFMLEQQVDYIMRQIKRMEAEKLAWIDVRPEVMTAFNNQLQKDIGKVDVWQAQCGNDFYYRSSSGRLVTQWPHSMDAFVEQTHQEDRKAFEVQAVG; this comes from the coding sequence ATGAGTCAGAACAAAAAGTCGCACTATCGCGTGGTGATTATTGGTGCCGGGTCCGGTGGCCTGTGTATGGCCATCCAGCTCAAGAAAGCTGGTATTGAGGATTTCGTCATGCTGGAAAAAGCGGACGGACTGGGCGGCACGTGGTGGCATAACACCTATCCTGGCGCTGAGTGCGATGTGCAATCACACCTGTATTCGTATTCCTTTGAGCAAAAGAACGATTGGTCGAAACCATTCGCCGGTCAGGCCGAAATTCTCGTCTATCTCAATCACTGCGCCGACAAATACGATGTCCGGCGTCATATCCAATTCAAGACGCAAGTGGCTTCGGTACGCTGGCAGGACGACAAGAACCAGTGGCAGGTGGTGACCAGTACGGGTGAAACGATCGAAGCACCGATCGTCGTGAGTGCTTTGGGAATGTTCAACAATCTCGTGTGGCCAACCATTCCGGGTATTCATGATTTTCAGGGAACCTACTTCCACTCAGCGCGGTGGAATCATCAGCACGATATTAGTGGTGAACGGGTTGGCGTGATCGGCATTGCCGCCAGCGCAATTCAGTTTGTGCCGGAGATTGCCCCGAAGGTCGGTGAATTGCATCTCTTTCAACGCACGGCTAACTGGGTGGTGCCGAAAGGCAATACGCCATACACGGCAGAAGATCTCGACTCCTTCCGCAAAAATCCAGAATTGGTGCGTCAGTCGCGAGAAAATATCTATCGCACCTGGAACACACTGTGCACCTTCGACGATAAGAAGGTGCTAGCTGATATTGAGAAGGCCGGGCTTGAACGATTGGCCGAGGTGAAAGATCCTGAAGTGCGCCGCAAGCTCACACCAAACCATCCGTTCGGCTGCAAACGGCCACTGTTCTCGGATGTGTATTATCCGGTTTTTAATCGCGATAACGTTAACCTCATCACCGAGACGATCGAAAAAGTCACGGCGAAGGGGATTATCACGGTCGATGGCAAGCTCCACGAAGTCGACACTATTATCTACTCGACCGGCTTTGAGACGACCACGTACCTCGCTGCACTTGATGTGACAGGGCGCGGTGGGCGGCCACTCAAAGAAGCCTGGAACGACGGTGCGCAAGCGTATCTTGGCATCACAACCAGTGGTTTCCCCAATCTGTTTATGCTCTATGGTCCCAATACTAACCAAGGCAGCATTATCTTCATGTTAGAGCAGCAAGTTGATTACATCATGCGTCAGATCAAACGCATGGAGGCAGAGAAACTTGCCTGGATCGATGTCCGTCCTGAAGTCATGACCGCATTCAACAATCAGCTACAGAAAGATATTGGCAAAGTCGACGTCTGGCAGGCGCAATGTGGCAACGATTTTTATTATCGTTCCAGTTCAGGTCGCCTTGTGACCCAGTGGCCTCACTCGATGGATGCGTTTGTTGAGCAGACGCATCAGGAGGATAGGAAGGCGTTTGAGGTGCAGGCGGTGGGTTGA
- a CDS encoding SDR family oxidoreductase has translation MAGLVAGKIALVTGGGSGIGRATSLIFAREGAKVVVADIVVAGGEETVQMIKAAGGDAIFVKADMSKAADIEAMVKKAVDTYGRLDYAHNNAGIEGTTRKTIDYTEEEWDRVIDINLKGVWLCMKYQIPQMLKQGGGAIVNTASDAGLLGVPQMPAYVASKHGVVGLTKTAALEYAKQNIRINAVCPGVIKTPMVDRITGMRPGRAERMTAAEPVGRMGKPEEIGEAVVWLCSDAASFVTGLAMPVDGGVAAQ, from the coding sequence ATGGCTGGATTAGTCGCTGGAAAAATCGCGTTGGTCACAGGTGGAGGTTCAGGCATTGGCCGTGCCACCTCTTTGATCTTTGCCCGTGAAGGCGCGAAGGTTGTCGTTGCTGATATTGTCGTCGCTGGTGGCGAAGAAACCGTCCAAATGATCAAAGCTGCCGGTGGTGATGCGATCTTCGTCAAAGCCGATATGAGCAAAGCGGCTGATATCGAAGCGATGGTGAAGAAAGCTGTGGACACCTATGGGCGCCTTGATTATGCCCATAACAACGCTGGTATCGAAGGAACGACACGCAAGACCATCGATTACACTGAAGAAGAATGGGACCGCGTTATCGACATCAACCTTAAAGGCGTATGGCTGTGCATGAAGTATCAAATTCCGCAAATGCTCAAACAAGGTGGCGGTGCGATCGTCAACACTGCGTCTGATGCCGGTTTACTTGGCGTCCCGCAAATGCCTGCCTATGTTGCCAGCAAACACGGTGTCGTCGGCCTCACCAAAACCGCTGCACTCGAATACGCCAAGCAGAACATTCGTATCAACGCCGTGTGTCCAGGAGTGATTAAAACGCCAATGGTCGATCGCATTACTGGCATGCGTCCTGGTCGAGCAGAACGCATGACCGCCGCAGAACCAGTGGGACGCATGGGCAAGCCAGAAGAAATCGGCGAAGCAGTCGTGTGGTTGTGCTCAGATGCGGCTTCCTTTGTCACCGGTTTGGCAATGCCGGTTGATGGTGGCGTTGCGGCGCAGTAG
- a CDS encoding acyl-CoA dehydrogenase — MADLEQFRADTRKWLLDNSPQGVRGMILALGEGNWGGRKAKYPDPDMKRWLEVMAARGWTAPEWPKQYGGGGLSKAEAKVLREEMVALKLPEPLSGFGLTMIGPTLLQFGTEEQKIEHLPKIVRGEIRWCQGYSEPGSGSDLASLQTKAVQNGDFFVINGQKVWTSYANLSDWMFMLVRTDPSAKKQEGITFILVDMTTTGVETRPIKLISGSSPFCETFLTDVQVPVKNVIFKVNQGWTVAKALLNHERSMIASAFGGGGKKRTMKDWAEDYVGLEDGCVADATLRHRIAQYEMDNLAFKLTADRSRDAAKAGRPPGPESSMFKIYGTELNQRRQELLLSIAGPHALGWEGEGFTEREIALTHDWLRSRGNSIEGGTSEIQLNIIAKRVLGLPD, encoded by the coding sequence ATGGCCGACCTCGAACAATTTCGTGCAGACACACGCAAGTGGTTATTAGACAATTCCCCACAAGGAGTGAGGGGGATGATCCTCGCACTGGGTGAGGGGAATTGGGGTGGACGCAAAGCGAAGTATCCTGATCCCGATATGAAACGTTGGCTGGAGGTAATGGCTGCACGTGGGTGGACTGCACCTGAATGGCCCAAACAATACGGCGGCGGTGGATTATCAAAAGCCGAAGCCAAAGTTCTGCGTGAAGAAATGGTGGCGCTGAAGTTGCCCGAGCCGCTGTCTGGATTTGGCTTGACGATGATTGGCCCAACGTTACTGCAGTTTGGCACTGAAGAACAAAAGATTGAACATCTTCCTAAGATTGTCAGGGGCGAGATCCGTTGGTGCCAAGGGTATTCAGAGCCAGGCTCGGGCAGTGACCTCGCCTCGCTGCAGACCAAAGCCGTACAGAATGGCGACTTCTTCGTCATCAACGGCCAGAAAGTGTGGACATCCTATGCCAATCTTTCCGATTGGATGTTCATGCTGGTGCGCACTGATCCGAGTGCCAAGAAGCAAGAAGGAATTACGTTTATCCTGGTCGACATGACCACAACTGGCGTAGAAACACGCCCGATCAAATTGATCAGCGGCTCCTCACCTTTTTGTGAAACATTCCTCACTGATGTCCAAGTTCCAGTGAAGAACGTCATCTTCAAGGTGAATCAGGGATGGACAGTTGCTAAAGCGTTACTCAATCACGAGCGTTCGATGATCGCCTCTGCCTTCGGTGGTGGTGGTAAAAAGCGCACGATGAAAGATTGGGCAGAAGACTATGTTGGCCTTGAAGACGGTTGCGTTGCTGATGCCACCCTGCGCCATCGTATCGCGCAATATGAAATGGACAACCTCGCGTTCAAACTTACTGCCGATCGTTCACGTGATGCCGCCAAAGCAGGTCGTCCGCCCGGACCAGAAAGCTCGATGTTCAAAATTTATGGCACCGAACTCAACCAGCGGCGGCAGGAACTCTTACTCTCGATCGCAGGCCCTCATGCCCTTGGCTGGGAAGGCGAAGGGTTCACTGAACGTGAGATTGCCCTGACCCATGACTGGCTACGCTCACGTGGCAACAGTATCGAAGGCGGAACGAGCGAGATTCAGTTGAATATTATTGCGAAGAGGGTGTTGGGGTTGCCGGATTAA